A stretch of Clostridia bacterium DNA encodes these proteins:
- a CDS encoding DEAD/DEAH box helicase — protein MKINELEVSTETQNALLDMGFNDLTPIQEQTIPLLLEGKDIIGQSHTGTGKTAAFAVPILEKVDPSNKKTQALILCPTRELAVQVANEIKRIAKFKQHIRVVAVYGGEPIHRQINNLKKGAQIIVGTPGRTIDHIERRHTIKTEFINTLVLDEADEMLNMGFREDIEQVLQSIPEEKQTILFSATMPKPILALAKKYQNDPEFLKVESAIVTADTIEQEYCETSTKHKFEALLRLIAANTPKRCIVFCNMKSTVDNIGERLVSEGIFSEKIHGDLKQEQRMNVLKMFNDGKVNILVATDVAARGLDIHGVDLIINFDMPEKGEYYVHRIGRTGRAGRKGHSITLVTKREKRQLEDIERYTKKSVTKILIPTKQEVQKSRIEHLITELKENITESTLNFYLPLVRELEEDIPLEQLCVALLQKSLSIESDSQSEDINVCFESATKKTGRPNKKRPINKNATRLFFSVGKKDHISAKDIVHVIVKEAQLSPKAVGNIAIMNNFSFVDIDRSCAKPVIKKLFGKKIKGKRLHVEEAKE, from the coding sequence ATGAAAATCAATGAACTCGAAGTTTCTACGGAAACGCAAAATGCTTTACTGGATATGGGTTTTAATGACCTAACACCCATTCAGGAACAAACAATACCCCTTCTACTAGAAGGCAAGGATATTATAGGACAATCCCATACAGGTACTGGAAAAACAGCGGCTTTCGCCGTTCCTATACTAGAAAAAGTTGATCCCAGCAACAAGAAAACTCAGGCTTTAATACTCTGCCCTACTCGTGAGTTGGCTGTACAAGTTGCAAATGAAATCAAACGCATCGCTAAATTCAAGCAGCACATTAGAGTGGTCGCCGTATATGGCGGGGAACCAATCCATCGCCAAATCAACAACTTGAAGAAAGGCGCCCAGATTATTGTCGGCACGCCAGGTAGGACGATTGACCATATTGAACGTAGGCACACAATCAAAACTGAATTCATAAATACACTCGTTCTTGATGAAGCAGATGAAATGCTAAATATGGGCTTTCGGGAAGATATAGAACAGGTCTTGCAGAGCATACCCGAAGAAAAGCAAACCATTCTTTTCTCTGCAACCATGCCCAAACCTATTTTGGCTTTGGCAAAGAAATATCAAAATGACCCTGAATTTTTGAAAGTCGAATCTGCCATCGTTACAGCAGATACCATCGAGCAAGAATATTGTGAAACTAGCACAAAACATAAATTTGAAGCACTGCTTAGATTGATCGCTGCGAATACACCGAAGCGCTGCATCGTATTCTGCAATATGAAAAGCACAGTGGACAATATCGGAGAAAGGCTAGTTTCAGAAGGCATTTTTTCTGAAAAGATTCACGGTGATTTAAAGCAAGAACAACGTATGAACGTTCTGAAAATGTTTAATGACGGAAAGGTCAACATCCTAGTCGCCACAGACGTCGCAGCTAGAGGTTTGGATATTCACGGAGTGGACCTAATCATCAACTTTGATATGCCAGAAAAAGGTGAGTATTATGTTCACCGTATAGGTCGTACAGGTCGTGCCGGTAGAAAAGGTCATTCGATAACACTAGTAACCAAACGGGAGAAACGTCAATTAGAAGATATCGAGCGCTACACGAAGAAGAGTGTTACCAAAATTCTGATTCCGACTAAACAAGAAGTCCAAAAGTCAAGAATAGAACATCTAATTACTGAGCTAAAAGAAAATATAACAGAATCTACCTTGAACTTCTATTTGCCATTGGTACGAGAGCTAGAAGAAGATATCCCATTAGAACAACTCTGTGTAGCCTTATTACAAAAAAGCCTATCCATAGAGTCAGATTCTCAGTCTGAAGATATCAATGTCTGCTTTGAAAGTGCTACCAAGAAGACTGGTCGCCCTAACAAAAAACGTCCCATTAATAAGAATGCGACAAGGCTATTTTTCAGCGTGGGCAAAAAAGACCACATCAGCGCTAAGGATATCGTTCATGTTATCGTAAAAGAAGCCCAACTTTCTCCGAAAGCGGTAGGCAATATCGCAATCATGAATAATTTTTCCTTTGTAGATATTGACCGCAGTTGTGCCAAACCAGTTATCAAAAAATTATTCGGGAAAAAAATTAAAGGCAAACGCTTACATGTGGAAGAAGCAAAAGAATAA
- a CDS encoding copper amine oxidase — protein MKRRLIQFCILIMIVQLLIPVSAFAFDDEWTLYNTIPYTSAKYEPSEGAYLGAYVLQEVSINNDMTLFNQMVGKKHVTYFKYLGYGKPFPIDWVNSIIELGGIPHIAWEPNNGLDSVQDDDYLRQFAQDAGAVDWPLFIRFASEMNGTWCAYSGDSTAYIEKWRLVHDVMEQEAPKAMMLWTVFTFPEEQIEKYYPGDEYVDWVGVNLYNVVYHNNNRYLGAMEEDPLRLLDFVYDTYSARKPIHITEYGVTHYTTTDDTYYIDFAKEKLSRIYGNLLTRYPRVKAITYFNVNNVDADNGVWANRRINNYALTTEDELIRTYSDLIKDEKYLSEIEETPEPTLETLSFNYRYFTHQSKLYVDLDFYTNNLGLKIVEQDATSVTLSDGTTSTTVPIVRSYKKRTFYNRYYTIQGVPLRRVADSFGYNILIDYQQKSILLK, from the coding sequence ATGAAAAGAAGATTGATTCAATTTTGCATATTGATAATGATTGTACAGTTGCTAATTCCAGTTTCTGCTTTCGCCTTTGATGATGAGTGGACTCTCTACAATACGATTCCATATACCAGTGCCAAATACGAGCCTTCAGAAGGGGCCTATCTTGGCGCATATGTGCTCCAAGAAGTAAGCATCAACAACGATATGACCCTATTCAACCAGATGGTAGGAAAGAAACATGTCACCTATTTCAAATATTTGGGATATGGAAAACCTTTTCCCATAGATTGGGTTAATTCCATAATAGAGCTAGGCGGCATACCACATATCGCTTGGGAACCCAACAATGGCCTAGACAGCGTACAAGATGACGATTATCTGCGGCAATTTGCTCAAGATGCCGGTGCCGTTGATTGGCCTCTCTTTATACGCTTTGCCAGTGAAATGAATGGAACATGGTGTGCCTATTCTGGAGATTCTACGGCCTATATTGAAAAGTGGCGACTCGTTCACGATGTCATGGAGCAAGAAGCGCCGAAGGCAATGATGCTTTGGACGGTATTTACTTTTCCTGAAGAACAAATTGAAAAGTATTATCCTGGAGATGAATATGTCGATTGGGTTGGAGTCAACCTGTATAATGTAGTTTATCATAACAACAATCGCTACCTTGGTGCCATGGAAGAAGACCCACTACGGTTACTCGATTTTGTGTATGATACCTACAGTGCAAGAAAGCCCATACATATCACAGAATATGGCGTCACACACTATACCACTACAGATGATACCTACTACATCGATTTTGCCAAAGAAAAGTTATCGCGCATCTATGGAAATCTATTGACAAGGTATCCAAGGGTAAAAGCGATTACCTATTTTAACGTAAACAATGTTGATGCAGATAATGGAGTGTGGGCAAACAGACGTATCAACAATTATGCTCTCACCACAGAAGATGAGCTTATTCGCACATATTCAGACCTAATTAAAGATGAAAAATATCTAAGTGAAATAGAGGAAACACCAGAACCAACCCTTGAAACACTAAGTTTTAATTATCGATATTTTACCCATCAATCGAAACTGTATGTAGATTTGGATTTCTACACCAACAACCTAGGCTTAAAGATCGTTGAACAAGATGCTACGTCTGTCACATTATCAGATGGAACAACCTCCACCACCGTTCCAATCGTTAGAAGCTATAAAAAACGCACCTTCTACAATCGTTACTATACTATACAAGGTGTCCCCCTTAGAAGGGTTGCGGATTCCTTTGGCTACAACATCCTGATCGATTATCAACAGAAAAGTATTCTTCTGAAGTAA
- a CDS encoding purine/pyrimidine permease: MILSVYLFYPILLAKTFQLGAADTQALIQRTLLMMGIATILQLIFGHRITVFEAIAAYWFGIYMLISQSVLARGGSVETALGQITFVVMLTGIIILMLAWTRTVDYMQKLFTPNILGVTLLLITVQISKNIVLGMLGFEEGLINPTISLFSFSLFLLTLLISLRGGKMKSYVALLGLLFGSLAYTVFGFPQLPVQTDGILALPAIWDFGKPIYNFELIPQAFFVAMIYYSNSIASVRGVAGLLDVDIEKRKFRRSGIVGGLIHLLSGMLAVMPMVPAATSIGFIKTTGVGSRRALLAGGIFLVLMGIVSPLGAFFASVPYVVAYSVALSVFMRMASMGFTYCFESGLSERSLLLTGTALTVGCGFMFIPPGAFSSIPLLGSTLENGIFIGIITALIMEHWVLVEEDIKTG; encoded by the coding sequence ATGATTCTAAGCGTATACCTATTTTATCCTATTCTACTGGCTAAGACGTTTCAACTTGGAGCGGCAGATACCCAAGCCTTAATTCAAAGAACCTTGCTAATGATGGGAATAGCGACCATCTTACAGCTGATATTTGGACATAGGATTACTGTGTTTGAGGCAATAGCCGCGTATTGGTTTGGTATATATATGCTGATTAGCCAGTCTGTACTGGCTAGAGGAGGTAGCGTAGAAACTGCTTTAGGCCAGATTACATTTGTGGTAATGCTAACCGGAATAATCATTTTGATGCTAGCTTGGACAAGAACGGTGGATTACATGCAGAAACTCTTCACCCCTAACATATTGGGGGTAACTTTGCTATTAATCACGGTTCAAATTTCAAAGAATATTGTACTAGGTATGTTGGGCTTTGAGGAGGGGCTTATCAACCCTACCATCAGCCTGTTTTCTTTTTCGCTATTTTTACTAACCTTGCTTATCAGCCTGCGCGGTGGAAAAATGAAGAGCTATGTTGCCTTGTTGGGCTTGCTATTCGGCAGCCTGGCCTATACGGTATTTGGCTTTCCCCAACTACCGGTGCAGACGGATGGAATTCTTGCCCTGCCAGCTATCTGGGATTTTGGAAAGCCTATCTATAATTTTGAATTAATCCCTCAGGCTTTTTTTGTAGCCATGATATATTACTCCAACTCCATTGCTTCGGTTCGTGGTGTGGCAGGCCTGCTTGATGTAGACATAGAAAAGAGAAAATTTCGACGTTCAGGCATCGTAGGTGGATTGATTCACTTACTATCCGGCATGCTAGCCGTAATGCCGATGGTACCAGCAGCAACTTCAATCGGATTTATTAAGACTACAGGGGTTGGATCTAGGCGAGCACTTCTAGCAGGCGGGATTTTTCTGGTCCTTATGGGCATTGTTTCTCCGCTTGGAGCATTTTTCGCATCCGTACCATATGTTGTAGCCTATTCTGTAGCGCTAAGTGTATTTATGCGTATGGCTTCAATGGGCTTTACGTATTGCTTTGAAAGCGGTCTGAGCGAGAGGAGTCTGTTGCTTACAGGCACAGCACTTACCGTAGGATGTGGATTCATGTTTATTCCACCCGGTGCATTTTCTTCTATTCCCCTGCTGGGTAGTACGTTGGAAAATGGAATTTTCATTGGAATAATAACGGCTTTAATCATGGAACACTGGGTATTGGTAGAGGAAGATATAAAGACAGGATGA
- a CDS encoding purine/pyrimidine permease → MKYKLKDRPPFLEAVFYGLQWAVMIVSMNLFFPILLAKNFSFNAMATESLIQRTLLLLGVATMLQILYGHRITVFECVAAFWFSIYLLIGQSVLARGGSMEAVLGQLTFVTMLAGLIILVLAWSKSIDVMQKIFTPSILGITLVLITVQIGKSVVIGMLGIENGTINAALSLFSFSLFLVTLIISIRGGRFKSYVALIGLVFGSAMYKILGFEIIRLHAHSIISIPEVGAFGLPIANLELIPYAVFVVMIYYSNSIASVNGAASVLGVEMGKKEMRNYGVIGGVIHLLAALLACIPMVPAAMSGGFIEATGIGSRYALFLGGVFLAIMGLVAPIGSFFASVPNAVAYAVGLSVFVRMAAMGFKTCFSSGMTEKNLMVAGVSLTIGCGFMFIPAGAFANVPVLGSTLENGIFMGVLVALAMEHWIMPKAAEEDPRDCATKP, encoded by the coding sequence ATGAAATATAAACTAAAGGATAGGCCCCCCTTCTTGGAAGCAGTTTTTTACGGATTGCAGTGGGCTGTGATGATAGTAAGTATGAACCTGTTTTTTCCCATTTTACTTGCTAAGAATTTTTCATTCAACGCAATGGCGACAGAATCATTGATTCAAAGAACGCTACTGCTGTTGGGTGTGGCTACGATGTTGCAGATACTGTATGGCCACCGGATAACAGTATTCGAGTGCGTGGCTGCTTTTTGGTTTAGTATCTACCTCCTGATTGGCCAATCTGTTTTAGCAAGAGGTGGTTCCATGGAAGCAGTTTTGGGCCAGCTTACCTTTGTGACCATGCTAGCCGGGTTGATAATTTTGGTTTTGGCTTGGTCTAAATCCATTGACGTCATGCAAAAAATATTCACACCTAGTATCCTAGGGATTACTTTGGTTTTGATAACGGTTCAGATTGGGAAGAGTGTCGTGATTGGCATGTTGGGCATAGAAAATGGCACCATAAATGCAGCACTAAGCCTATTTTCCTTTTCCCTTTTCCTAGTAACCCTGATTATTAGCATACGAGGTGGCAGGTTTAAAAGCTATGTGGCCCTGATTGGATTAGTTTTTGGTAGCGCCATGTACAAAATATTAGGATTTGAAATTATCCGACTTCATGCCCATAGCATCATTTCTATTCCCGAAGTGGGTGCTTTTGGTTTGCCAATAGCAAATTTAGAGTTGATTCCCTACGCGGTTTTTGTGGTTATGATTTATTATTCCAATTCAATTGCATCTGTAAACGGCGCAGCTTCGGTATTGGGTGTTGAAATGGGAAAAAAAGAAATGCGAAACTATGGGGTAATCGGTGGTGTTATTCACTTGCTGGCGGCCTTATTGGCCTGTATTCCCATGGTCCCAGCTGCCATGTCTGGCGGATTTATAGAGGCGACAGGAATTGGGTCTAGATATGCACTTTTTCTCGGAGGTGTCTTTCTGGCGATTATGGGGCTAGTTGCCCCCATAGGCTCCTTCTTTGCATCTGTTCCCAATGCAGTTGCCTATGCAGTGGGGTTGAGTGTCTTTGTTCGTATGGCAGCGATGGGCTTTAAAACGTGCTTTAGTAGTGGCATGACGGAAAAGAATTTAATGGTTGCGGGTGTCTCGTTAACCATAGGATGTGGATTTATGTTTATTCCTGCTGGAGCGTTCGCAAATGTGCCGGTACTGGGTAGCACCCTGGAAAACGGCATATTTATGGGTGTGCTAGTAGCCTTGGCCATGGAACATTGGATTATGCCTAAGGCAGCTGAGGAAGATCCTAGAGACTGTGCTACGAAGCCCTAA
- a CDS encoding KamA family radical SAM protein, with product MRDINITTAQAVADALGLTNQEKKEIGKVIKQYPMSIPDHYLSLIDKNDPYDPIRKMCLPSIKELSAGGTEDPSGEACNTKLIGVQHKYSPTVLFLATNTCLMYCRYCFRKRMVGLTKQQMIQGFEDAYQYVLAHKEVNNVLISGGDPLTIEASVLAELLDRLVTIKHLDFIRIGSRVPVVDPERISESPALLDVLQGYAKKKPLYLVTHINHPREISDKTCKTLRLIQEMGIVVNNQSVLLRGINDDAKVLIELMRGLTKEHVIPYYLFQCRPVKGAQGHFQVPLIEGIRTVEKAKHHLNGHEKRFRYCMSHSSGKIEVLGQVDNNNMLFKYHEAKEDKNNGRIFHQKITKDQCWI from the coding sequence ATGCGGGATATTAATATTACTACTGCGCAAGCAGTAGCAGACGCACTCGGATTAACAAATCAGGAAAAAAAGGAAATTGGGAAAGTAATCAAACAGTATCCCATGTCCATACCGGACCATTATTTGTCACTGATTGATAAAAACGATCCCTATGACCCGATTCGGAAAATGTGCTTGCCGAGTATCAAGGAGTTATCTGCAGGAGGAACGGAGGATCCTAGTGGTGAAGCTTGCAATACCAAATTAATTGGGGTCCAGCACAAGTATTCACCCACAGTACTTTTTCTTGCGACCAATACTTGCTTGATGTATTGTAGGTACTGCTTCAGAAAGCGTATGGTAGGTCTAACGAAGCAACAAATGATTCAAGGATTTGAGGATGCCTACCAGTACGTCTTAGCCCACAAGGAAGTCAACAATGTGCTAATCAGTGGTGGTGACCCCCTTACGATTGAAGCTTCCGTACTTGCAGAGTTACTGGACCGCCTGGTTACCATTAAGCACCTGGATTTTATACGTATTGGGTCAAGGGTACCCGTAGTGGACCCTGAGCGTATTTCAGAAAGCCCTGCTTTATTGGATGTTCTACAAGGATACGCCAAGAAAAAACCGTTATATTTAGTGACTCATATCAATCATCCACGGGAGATAAGCGACAAGACATGCAAAACACTAAGATTAATCCAAGAAATGGGCATTGTGGTCAATAATCAATCGGTACTGCTTCGAGGCATCAATGATGATGCCAAAGTTCTAATTGAACTGATGCGGGGGTTGACGAAGGAACACGTAATACCATACTACCTGTTTCAATGTAGACCGGTTAAAGGGGCGCAGGGACATTTTCAAGTTCCACTGATTGAAGGCATAAGAACGGTGGAAAAAGCGAAGCATCACTTAAATGGTCACGAGAAACGTTTTCGCTATTGTATGTCCCATAGTAGCGGGAAAATCGAAGTGCTAGGACAGGTGGACAATAACAATATGCTTTTCAAGTATCATGAGGCGAAAGAAGATAAGAATAATGGAAGAATCTTTCACCAGAAGATTACAAAGGATCAGTGTTGGATTTAA
- a CDS encoding BMP family protein, whose product MKKKLSVLLVLMLVFALFTGCTSTEEPAAEPSEEPAEEAMPMKVAALMPGPINDMGWNATAYNGLLAIEEQFGADISYVENVSSSDMEEVFRNFALQDYDIVFGHGFEFGDPALRVAEEFPDTTFIIVSSDITNGSNLSSVNFAAPQQGFIAGALAALITESDVVAGIGGLDIPPIRMPILGFMAGAEYVNPDIDVRTVMTGSMDDVAGLKETAYAMLDEDADVIFALADQAGMGAIEATTERGKWSIGANVDQNERSPQAVVQSVIKDSPILFTYMAEMIANGTYEAGAYELGVAENAISLADWHGYDEEFPEAKAEIEKIIEGLKSGEISIDISGYDL is encoded by the coding sequence ATGAAAAAGAAACTTTCTGTATTGCTAGTACTTATGCTCGTGTTTGCCCTATTCACTGGATGTACCTCGACTGAAGAACCAGCGGCGGAGCCATCCGAGGAGCCGGCTGAGGAAGCTATGCCCATGAAGGTAGCTGCACTAATGCCAGGTCCTATAAATGATATGGGATGGAATGCTACAGCCTACAATGGCCTACTAGCCATAGAAGAACAATTTGGCGCTGATATCAGTTATGTGGAAAATGTTTCCAGCTCTGATATGGAAGAAGTTTTTAGAAATTTCGCTCTTCAAGATTATGATATCGTCTTTGGACACGGTTTTGAATTTGGCGATCCAGCATTACGTGTGGCTGAAGAATTTCCCGATACTACGTTTATTATTGTATCTAGTGATATTACCAATGGCTCAAATCTTAGTTCTGTAAACTTTGCAGCACCACAACAAGGATTCATTGCTGGTGCCTTGGCTGCGTTGATTACGGAAAGCGATGTCGTTGCTGGTATCGGCGGTTTGGATATTCCACCGATACGTATGCCAATCTTGGGCTTTATGGCTGGTGCTGAGTATGTGAACCCAGATATTGATGTTAGAACCGTGATGACTGGCAGCATGGATGATGTAGCAGGTCTGAAAGAAACCGCATATGCCATGTTAGATGAAGATGCAGATGTAATCTTTGCATTGGCAGACCAAGCTGGCATGGGCGCGATTGAAGCAACTACCGAAAGAGGCAAATGGTCTATTGGTGCAAACGTAGACCAAAATGAACGTTCACCTCAAGCTGTGGTTCAGAGTGTAATCAAGGACTCACCAATCCTATTTACTTACATGGCGGAGATGATTGCTAACGGTACGTATGAGGCTGGAGCCTATGAGCTTGGTGTAGCTGAAAATGCAATTTCACTGGCTGATTGGCATGGCTATGATGAAGAGTTTCCTGAAGCAAAAGCTGAAATAGAAAAAATTATCGAGGGACTTAAATCTGGAGAAATTAGCATTGATATAAGCGGATACGATTTGTAG
- the tnpA gene encoding IS200/IS605 family transposase — MANKSNSLSHTKWMCKYHIVFTPKYRRKIIFNQYKESLREIIRDLCKYKGVEIIEGELMPDHVHLLVSIPPKMSVSSFMGYLKGKSALMIFDRHANLKYKFGNRHFWSQGYYVTTVGLNEATIKKYIREQEKQDILLDKLSVKEYKDPFKN, encoded by the coding sequence ATGGCTAATAAATCAAATAGCTTATCGCACACCAAGTGGATGTGCAAATATCATATCGTATTTACACCTAAGTATAGACGAAAGATAATCTTCAATCAATATAAAGAGAGTTTGCGTGAGATAATTCGAGACTTGTGCAAATACAAGGGTGTAGAGATTATCGAGGGCGAGCTGATGCCAGATCATGTTCATTTGCTAGTGAGCATTCCGCCGAAGATGAGTGTGTCGAGCTTTATGGGATATTTAAAGGGGAAAAGTGCCTTGATGATATTCGATAGACATGCAAATCTGAAATACAAGTTCGGGAATAGACACTTCTGGTCACAAGGATATTACGTGACTACAGTAGGCCTAAATGAAGCGACAATTAAGAAGTATATACGGGAACAGGAAAAGCAGGATATTCTGTTGGATAAACTGAGCGTGAAAGAGTACAAGGACCCGTTTAAGAATTAG
- a CDS encoding 5'-nucleotidase, lipoprotein e(P4) family: MNRKQTGLSIILALIMLLSFTTAAYAATYTVKSGDTLSKIASMYDTTYQKLAEMNDIMNPNLIFPGDVLLVEEEMDASAPSTEPEDLYTTLDLNEQLVMATAWYQASAEFRALSYQTFNLAKMMVEMDLEDDDVDMQRAIVVDLDETILDNSPYEAWLIGKDFGYSADTWNPWIQAGIAPALPGAVDFLMFCEDNDVEVFYVSNRKVLDDNSGYTGTENNLNDLGLPYVDEEHLLLRTGSSDKTERRTMVEEDNHVILYMGDNLNDFLQDFAGVTMDERFSITDEYMEDFGSKFIVMPNPMYGEWEGAIYEYNWGSTDEEKSDMRKDSLTIWDYTLE, encoded by the coding sequence ATGAATAGAAAACAAACAGGTTTATCAATAATTCTAGCATTGATTATGTTGCTGAGCTTTACTACAGCGGCCTATGCAGCGACCTATACCGTTAAGAGCGGTGATACTTTGTCTAAAATAGCTTCAATGTACGATACAACCTACCAGAAACTAGCTGAGATGAATGATATCATGAACCCCAATCTCATTTTCCCTGGAGATGTGTTGCTGGTAGAAGAAGAAATGGATGCATCTGCGCCATCAACTGAGCCAGAGGACCTATATACGACGCTTGATTTGAATGAACAATTGGTCATGGCCACAGCTTGGTACCAAGCCTCTGCCGAGTTTAGAGCGTTATCCTATCAGACCTTTAATCTTGCAAAAATGATGGTAGAAATGGATCTAGAAGATGATGATGTGGATATGCAAAGAGCCATCGTAGTTGATTTGGACGAAACAATCTTAGATAATAGCCCGTATGAAGCATGGCTCATTGGCAAAGATTTTGGCTATTCTGCAGATACTTGGAATCCATGGATTCAAGCTGGTATCGCACCGGCACTTCCTGGCGCTGTTGACTTTTTGATGTTCTGTGAAGACAATGATGTTGAAGTTTTCTATGTTTCTAATCGTAAGGTGTTAGACGATAATTCTGGATATACGGGAACAGAAAATAATCTTAATGACCTAGGACTTCCGTACGTAGATGAAGAACATCTATTGCTCAGAACTGGTTCCTCTGATAAAACGGAGAGAAGGACCATGGTTGAAGAGGACAATCATGTAATTCTATACATGGGAGATAATTTGAATGACTTCTTGCAAGATTTTGCAGGTGTCACAATGGATGAAAGATTTTCAATAACAGACGAATACATGGAGGACTTTGGAAGCAAATTTATTGTAATGCCGAATCCTATGTATGGCGAATGGGAAGGTGCTATTTATGAGTACAATTGGGGAAGCACCGATGAAGAAAAGAGCGATATGAGAAAAGATAGTCTTACTATATGGGATTACACCCTAGAGTAA
- a CDS encoding cysteine hydrolase family protein, translated as MRVNDRHVSFYYQDDKEYGEINIEPHKTALLIIDMQNFFAKRTPSEQLDAAALKEQTRWEPFYQTVDDVVIPNNQRILTHFRKMNMEVIFARITCLKESGRDRSLVQKESGFNNLYLPIGDKQGEIIDELTPQKDEIVVMKTTDSALTGTNLRLILRNMEIDTVIVTGLFTDQCVSCSVRSLADESFRVYLVEDACMAATQEIQNHELEILNNIYCHVINTEELFEALEKAN; from the coding sequence ATGAGAGTTAATGACAGGCATGTATCATTCTACTATCAAGATGACAAAGAGTATGGTGAAATTAATATTGAGCCGCACAAGACCGCATTACTCATCATAGACATGCAGAACTTTTTTGCTAAAAGAACACCTAGTGAGCAATTAGACGCTGCCGCACTGAAAGAGCAAACACGTTGGGAGCCCTTCTACCAAACGGTAGATGATGTGGTCATTCCGAATAACCAAAGAATTCTTACACATTTTAGAAAAATGAATATGGAGGTCATTTTTGCTCGAATCACCTGTCTAAAAGAAAGTGGCCGCGACCGTTCCCTCGTTCAAAAAGAAAGTGGATTCAACAACCTATATCTTCCTATTGGCGATAAACAAGGGGAAATAATTGATGAACTTACGCCACAAAAAGATGAAATTGTCGTCATGAAAACCACAGACAGCGCCCTCACAGGAACTAATCTACGGCTTATTCTTAGAAATATGGAAATCGACACAGTGATTGTAACTGGCTTGTTTACGGATCAATGTGTGTCCTGCAGTGTACGAAGCTTAGCAGATGAAAGTTTCCGAGTTTATTTGGTTGAAGACGCTTGTATGGCAGCCACTCAAGAAATACAAAATCACGAATTAGAAATTTTGAATAACATTTACTGCCATGTGATTAACACTGAAGAACTATTCGAAGCCCTGGAAAAAGCAAACTAA